The DNA sequence GATCTGTCATTACGTGCGACTATCTtcattatagaaaaaaaaaaggctttGTACATATATATCGTTCAAAACTACATCGTTCAAAACTACGATTTTTATCAGCTGTAGCAAACAAAAAAACTtcatagaatatagaatataaaagtaaaagaaaaaaatgaagagataGGGATATGCTAGATACTTTTTTCTATGGATAAAAGATCCAATTTAGTAAGCAATGGAGAGAACTTCACAAATTGAGAAGTGATAGGTAGATATGGTGGGTGGGATCTGGCAGCTCTGCCCACCAGCATAGTAGAAATTTCAATTCTGTAGTTTGTTTCTTGCAACTTACTTGTACTGTTATTTTGCAGGAAGTCCACCAGTGGTCATAGCACGTGGTGGTTTTTCGGGAGTGTTTCCTGATTCCAGCTATGCAGCCTATAGTCTGGTAGGAGAGACATCAGGGAATAATTACATTGCATGGTGTGATGTTCAACTAACAAAAGATTCATTTGGGATTTGCATTCCGGATATCAAGCTTGATAATGCTACAAACATTGCTCAAGCTTTTCAAAACAAAAGTCAAACCTACCTAGTTAACGGTGCACCAGTCCGTGGATACTTTTCTGTGGATTACAATCTCAAGGATCTTGCCAATGTTATTTGTAAGTAACTTTAAATATTAATTCGATTCTTAATAATTGATATACTAATTTGAAGTCATACCCTTTTATTTAGTTACTGATGTTAAGATCTAGTAGATCAAGCAGGGAAGATGCTAATTGACTGATGATGTGAGGTTGCAATATATAGTGGTCTTTAATCGATATAAGCATGTAACTCTGGGAAATTTTTACGAGATTtcaatttatgatatttttgaaaattgccATAGCCAACACTTCAGATTATGGTGGAACGAAGTGAAGAAGAACAAACCTAGGAAGATTTGGGATTATTGGACTTCAGGACCTTGAAGATAGTGCTGAAAACATTCAGAAACTAGGCTATTGTATCTCCACTTTCAAACTCTTTTAGCCTTTAGTTATCCTAGAGTACACCATGTAGAGGGAGGAACAATTCTAGACTTTACCTATGAGATAGAAAACTTATTGCCTTATTAGTTTAGTAACTTGCTATTAAATCCAAATGAAACACCTCATAAGCTAAACCTATAGTGTACTTGGTAATCATATTATCAAATTATTGAAAAACTGACCTATGCAAAGTGGAACAAACTGTAACAAGACATGTCTCCTAGTTATAGCTGGTACATGACCATTAATGTCTTCTATGAAAAAAAGGCTAGAAGGGGATATTGTTTCTTGGTGATTGAAATTTTCTAGACGCTTAGGCTTATGTGTAAAGTTATATCTCCTCATTATACTTTAAGTATGGGAGTATGGGACATGGGTCAAGGATATGTAGCAATAGCAGATTTTTGGACAAGCTTGAGCTGAAATGAGTTGTAcagtaattattaataaattggtATTTTTGACTTTGTTCTCCAAAACAATTACTAAAGATTCAGGCAGTGATCATTAATTGAATTGTGTCACTTAGATGCTGTGTTGTGTTGCGCCAGCATAATTAAATCAGTTTTCCTGATCAGCTGTTGTTGAACTTCTTGCTCTCTTCGCTTGCTTTATGGAGTGTTGACTATTCATATAATATTTAAAGATAGATAGATGTATATATATTGCTGACAATTGTTTTGGTTTCTGGACAGTGGTTCAAGGAGTTTACTCCAGAAGTAACGACTTTGATGGTAATCTGTTTTCTATTTTAACTGTCGACAAGTTAGTTAAAGAAACAAAGCCACCGGCCCTGTGGTTGAATATTCAGGTAAATTGAGGCATAGTACACTTTTGTCATTCCGTCTGGGTGTTAGTCCTGAAACTAAGTTTTGTATAATTGACATTTTGCAGCATGATGCATTCTATACACAGCACAATTTGAGCATGAGAAACTTTGTACTTACTGTTTCTAAAAGAGTTGTTGTCAGTTATATCTCATCACCTGAAGCTGGTTTCCTGAGAGGTATAGTTTCGCGCTTTAATGCAAAGACTACAAAACTGGTCTTCAGGTTTATGGATAAAGATGTTGTAGATCCATCGACCAATCAGACTTATGGTTCTTACTTAAAGAATCTAACATTTATCAAGACATTTGCTTCGGGAATTCTTGTTCCCAAGGATTACATATGGCCTGTAGACGGAAACCTTTATCTACAACCTCATACCTCTTTGGTTGCTGATGCACATAAAGCGGGGCTGGAAGTGTTTGCATCGAATTTTGTGAATGATGTTCCGTCTGCCTTTAATTACAGTTATGATCCTCTAGCAGAGTACCTCCAATTCATTGACAACGGAGACTTCTCTGTTGATGGTGTGTTGTCTGACTTCCCCATAACACCAGCTGAAGCTGTAGGTGAGTTGTGTCTTCATCATTTTTGATTCGTGCTGCCTTGCATACATATAATGCCTTTCAACTGATCAACTCTTGTTCACCTAATATTTTTTCCACTGAGATGTTGCATATGTTCAAATATTTTTGGCTGAATGAGTTGTCATCTGATTGACTATTTGATAGATGAGTGGTGCCTGTGAATTTGACTTATCTATAAATCACCCTTCAGCTTTGGAAAATTCTGGCTAAATTCTATCATTTTTTCTTGGACACTGTAGCAATTGATATTTCATTTCATGCATTTTTCATTTCATCCATTAAGCCTAGGACCTAGGATTTATAATGTGATCACCATGCCTCATAATATTGATTCCTCTATAAGGTGGTTTACCTTAAGTGTAAAATAATTGGTAGGGATATATGTTATTGATCTATATACATTGGCAGATTCCAAGATGATCCAACTGAGATTTATATCATATTATCATGTGCAATTCAAAGAAATAACACCAGTAGAATTTTTATTAACTTTCTTCTTCCTCAACCTTTGCCTCAACAGTCTATTTAGACTACACTCCTTTAGGCAGGTTCAACTGCATACTTTAAGCAAACATTGCAAAATCATCATTATGTTCATTTTCCATGCCgcattaacaaaaataaagagGAAAAGAAATCTTTATGTTTTGCTCGAGGTCTTGCATGTTCATCATTTCCCCATGTTGAAATTCTGTCTCGTTGTTTTACTACATTTCTGCGCGTTCCAAAGATTTGTATATAATTGATTTAAGTTGTATGTGGATTCCGCACTTAAGCACTTCTCACTCGACCTCTATTTGAGTATGTACTGAATTATCTTCTTTTGTGAGCAGGCTGCTTTGCTCTCCTAGGCGCCAATGCTAAAAAGACAAGTACATTTCTATCTTATGCTTCATCAACATGTATTCTTATATTTTTCATTAACCTTTTTTCTTGCTGTTCCATCATTGACGATTTACTTCTCCTATTTTGCCCATTCTTCAGTTAACACCACAGTCATTTCAAAATGTGGAGCAAGCGGAGATTTTCCCGGTTGCACCAACAAGGCATATGAAAAGGCTATATCGGATGGGGCAGATGTCATTGACTGTCCTGTTCAAATGTCAAAGGATGGAACACCGTTTTGCTTAAGCTCTGCAGATCTTATAGAGAGCACAACAGTTGCTCAAACACGGTTCGCTAGTCTTGCCAAGTCTATCCCAGAGATCAAATCTGGCACTGGCATATTTACCTTTAGCTTGACATGGAAA is a window from the Arachis hypogaea cultivar Tifrunner chromosome 1, arahy.Tifrunner.gnm2.J5K5, whole genome shotgun sequence genome containing:
- the LOC112790587 gene encoding glycerophosphodiester phosphodiesterase GDPDL4 encodes the protein MWKPRAVDHALSLLLFCSLFALASAQGSKTNAWKTLTGSPPVVIARGGFSGVFPDSSYAAYSLVGETSGNNYIAWCDVQLTKDSFGICIPDIKLDNATNIAQAFQNKSQTYLVNGAPVRGYFSVDYNLKDLANVILVQGVYSRSNDFDGNLFSILTVDKLVKETKPPALWLNIQHDAFYTQHNLSMRNFVLTVSKRVVVSYISSPEAGFLRGIVSRFNAKTTKLVFRFMDKDVVDPSTNQTYGSYLKNLTFIKTFASGILVPKDYIWPVDGNLYLQPHTSLVADAHKAGLEVFASNFVNDVPSAFNYSYDPLAEYLQFIDNGDFSVDGVLSDFPITPAEAVGCFALLGANAKKTINTTVISKCGASGDFPGCTNKAYEKAISDGADVIDCPVQMSKDGTPFCLSSADLIESTTVAQTRFASLAKSIPEIKSGTGIFTFSLTWKDIQTLTPSISSPYSKFKLFRNPKYDKSNINFLSLSDFLDLARNKTSLSSVVIIIENAAYLAEKEDLSVTDAVMNTLSKAGYDKTGPPRVMIQSTNSSVLMKFKGKTNYERVYEIDELVGDAVVSAVNDIKSFANSVVLQKKSVYPTNSDLFLTVSTKIVTTLHHANLSVYAQTFSNEFVSQAWDFFSDPTVEINTFVQEGLVDGVITDFPKTANRYRRNKCLTMGDNMPVYMLPVQIGGLLQAVPKGYLPPASAPLPPLKESEVKEPPLPSASPSPTPSGSSAGNNSAAQSPKNAQGKVTISFLLSPLAVLVACLLL